A window of the Tenebrio molitor chromosome 1, icTenMoli1.1, whole genome shotgun sequence genome harbors these coding sequences:
- the LOC138133181 gene encoding odorant receptor Or1-like — MVTAYFAYFHCRVPKMEKFDWIAPMGTNLFMLKVAGMWPLGGTYTANVYAFYTATCILLFIYCHNFFQTFNIFFILDDMTAVTATIFVALTDLIAIIKTHSMMANVTTLKQIFVDINVDMFKPRNEQQKVLVERRIRLWKTVYGLFCFMAFFTILFWGIYPILDRSVKEYRLPFLAWYPYDTKVSPYYEVTYVYQIASVAFIALANLHIDTLTAALMMVISSQCDILCDELASLHLKEDVGGGFMDCITHHREILKLAATLNQFFNIIVFTQFFTSAISIGLTMFQLTVVAPLSTEFYSLLFYGSAIVVQIFMYCWFGNEVEVTSQNIPYAACAFDWTDVSLELKKNLIFFIARTQRPLRMSAFNLFYLTLDTFTRILRTSWSYFAVLHQINRK; from the exons ATGGTCACTGCctattttgcatattttcatTG TCGTGTTCCCAAAATGGAGAAATTCGATTGGATCGCACCCATGGGGACCAACCTCTTCATGTTGAAGGTTGCAGGGATGTGGCCTCTTGGTGGGACCTACACCGCGAACGTCTACGCCTTCTACACCGCCACCTGCATCCTTCTCTTCATCTACTGCCACAACTTCTTCCAGACCTTCAACATCTTCTTCATCCTCGACGATATGACCGCCGTCACGGCGACGATTTTCGTGGCGTTGACCGACTTGATCGCCATCATCAAAACCCACTCCATGATGGCGAACGTGACGACTCTCAAGCAGATTTTTGTTGACATCAATGTGGACATGTTCAAACCCAGAAATGAGCAACAGAAAGTGCTGGTTGAGAGGAGAATACGTCTTTGGAAGACAGTCTACGGTCTTTTTTGCTTCATGGCTTTCTTCACAATCCTCTTCTGGGGGATTTATCCTATCTTGGACCGCTCAGTCAAAGAGTATCGTTTGCCGTTCTTGGCGTGGTACCCGTATGACACCAAAGTGTCACCCTACTACGAGGTCACCTACGTTTACCAAATCGCCAGTGTGGCCTTCATCGCTCTCGCTAATCTTCACATCGACACGCTGACAGCGGCTCTGATGATGGTTATTTCTTCGCAGTGTGACATCCTGTGCGACGAGCTGGCCAGTCTTCACTTAAAGGAAGACGTCGGCGGGGGATTTATGGACTGCATCACACACCACCGCgaaattttaaa GCTTGCCGCAACCTTGAACCAATTCTTCAACATCATTGTTTTCACACAGTTCTTCACCAGCGCCATCTCAATCGGACTGACAATGTTTCAGCTGACAGTG GTGGCACCGCTCAGTACCGAGTTTTATTCGCTCCTGTTCTACGGATCTGCGATCGTGGTGCAGATTttcatgtattgttggtttgGAAATGAAGTGGAAGTCACG aGTCAGAATATCCCTTACGCTGCTTGCGCGTTCGACTGGACAGACGTTTCTCTCGAACTGAAAAAGAATTTAATCTTCTTCATTGCTAGAACTCAACGGCCGCTCAGGATGTCTGCGTTCAACTTGTTCTACCTCACTTTGGACACTTTCACGAGG atattgAGAACTTCATGGTCTTACTTTGCAGTACTTCACCAAATCAATAGAAAATAA
- the LOC138133093 gene encoding odorant receptor Or1-like gives MEKFDWKGAIKVNIMILKITGLWPKGNEIYKFNLYTVYSFVFLNVFANAHNFFQTANILVVYTDLQALTAIIFVTTTDLLASFKIYCFIRNIAILKKLMVKLDKQIFQPRTEKQRDLVRPNLEFWRFTYVAFCIPVVTTLVLWAIFPIMDGTVKDHTLPFSAWYPYNTKTSPSYEVTYLHQVISIWLLAIANLNMDTLIAALMMYIGCQCDILCDDMKNLRNSVESDFNRKLLDCIEHHKTIMRFAKYCNKFFSDIALGQFFVSSVSLAVAMFQLTLVSPLSGECYSLLFYVSSVTVQISLYCWFGNEVEYKRHVTKDANGIV, from the exons ATGGAAAAATTCGATTGGAAAGGTGCCATCAAAGTAAACATCATGATACTGAAAATCACGGGTTTGTGGCCCAAGGGAAACGAGATTTACAAGTTTAATCTCTACACGGTGTACTCGTTCGTGTTCCTCAACGTCTTCGCCAACGCTCATAACTTCTTTCAAACGGCGAACATCCTAGTCGTCTACACAGATTTGCAAGCTTTGACTGCGATCATCTTCGTCACCACCACAGATTTGTTGGCTTCGTTTAAAATCTACTGTTTCATTCGCAACATCGCGATTCTCAAGAAGCTGATGGTCAAGCTGGACAAGCAAATTTTTCAACCAAGAACTGAGAAACAGAGGGATTTGGTGCGACCAAATCTGGAGTTTTGGAGGTTTACGTACGTGGCGTTTTGCATTCCTGTGGTCACGACGCTGGTCTTGTGGGCAATTTTTCCCATTATGGATGGTACTGTTAAAGACCATACACTACCATTTTCCGCTTGGTACCCGTACAATACCAAGACGTCTCCGTCGTACGAGGTCACTTATCTCCACCAAGTCATCAGCATCTGGCTCCTCGCCATCGCCAATCTCAACATGGACACTTTGATAGCGGCTTTGATGATGTACATTGGCTGTCAATGTGACATCTTGTGCGATGACATgaaaaatctaagaaattctgTTGAGAGTGATTTCAATCGGAAGCTACTGGATTGCATCGAGCATCACAAAACAATCATGAG GTTCGCGAAATACTGTAATAAGTTCTTTAGTGATATTGCTTTGGGGCAATTTTTTGTAAGTTCGGTGTCTTTGGCGGTGGCGATGTTTCAGCTCACTCTG GTTTCACCACTCAGTGGCGAATGTTACTCACTTTTGTTCTACGTCTCGTCAGTAACTGTGCAAATTTCTCTGTACTGTTGGTTTGGCAACGAAGTCGAGTACAAG CGTCACGTGACTAAAGATGCCAACGGGATTGTGtag
- the LOC138139351 gene encoding odorant receptor 10-like, with the protein MESFDWTATIDINLQVLRAVGLWPKGLELYKSNLYTLYACSAAIVVLGGHNLSQIINMFYVYTDLEALTATIFITITNLLATVKMYFFVRNMGLIKRLLTTLNSHQFRPKNLHQVRLVQHSLRRWKVLYFLYCGIVYINVMMWSLNPILNGWVKDHGLPFQAWYPFDVQVSPNYELAYLYQLYCIWHTSVANINLDSNVIAFLMFTWCQCDILCDDLRSLDDGPSFGTRLIKCIKHHKAILRFAEDSSNFYNMIVLGQFATSTAALALTMFQLSLVRVPTCLIPCTIFYQVETMSGEFFTHLSYIVGLTTQILLYCWFGNEVEIKSSKTLSAVYDSKWVGQPQSVTKNILIFGMRCQKPIKITAINLFTLSLETFIAILRSAWSYFALLTNVDNTE; encoded by the exons ATGGAAAGCTTCGACTGGACGGCCACCATCGATATAAACCTCCAGGTCCTCCGCGCTGTGGGCCTCTGGCCCAAAGGCCTCGAGCTCTACAAGTCCAACCTCTACACCCTCTACGCCTGTTCGGCAGCAATTGTAGTCCTCGGGGGCCACAACTTGTCCCAAATCATCAACATGTTCTACGTCTACACCGATCTGGAAGCTCTCACCGCGACGATCTTCATCACAATCACCAACTTGCTGGCAACAGTCAAGATGTACTTCTTCGTGCGTAATATGGGACTGATCAAGCGGCTTTTGACAACTCTCAACAGCCACCAGTTCCGCCCGAAAAATCTGCACCAAGTGCGACTGGTCCAGCACTCTTTGAGGCGTTGGAAGGTGTTGTACTTTTTGTACTGCGGAATTGTCTACATCAATGTGATGATGTGGTCGCTCAATCCGATTTTGAACGGGTGGGTCAAGGACCACGGACTGCCTTTCCAAGCGTGGTACCCTTTCGACGTCCAAGTGTCGCCCAATTACGAACTGGCGTACTTGTACCAGTTGTACTGCATCTGGCACACCTCGGTGGCGAATATCAATTTGGACTCCAACGTGATTGCGTTCTTGATGTTCACTTGGTGCCAGTGCGACATTCTTTGCGACGACTTGAGGAGTCTCGACGATGGCCCTAGCTTTGGTACCAGACTCATCAAATGCATCAAGCACCACAAAGCTATTTTACG CTTCGCCGAAGACAGTAGCAACTTCTACAACATGATCGTTTTGGGACAATTTGCTACTAGTACCGCAGCTCTTGCCTTGACCATGTTTCAGCTTAGTCTGGTAAGAGTACCGACTTGTCTTATTccttgtacaattttttaccaGGTTGAAACTATGAGTGGAGAGTTCTTCACTCATCTCTCCTACATTGTGGGGCTTACCACTCAGATTCTTCTCTACTGCTGGTTTGGCAACGAAGTGGAAATCAAG AGTAGTAAGACGCTTTCTGCTGTTTATGACTCAAAGTGGGTAGGTCAGCCACAGTCGGttaccaaaaatattttgatttttggaatGAGGTGTCAAAAGCCAATCAAAATCACAGCTATCAATTTGTTTACACTTTCTCTGGAGACCTTTATTGCG aTTTTGCGATCTGCATGGTCTTATTTCGCCCTATTGACTAACGTTGATAACACAGAGTAA